Within Caloranaerobacter ferrireducens, the genomic segment CATCATAATAATCATAAGTAAATGCAACAGTACTATTTCTTTCTACATGAACTATATCCAAAACATTTCCATTATCATCTATCGGTTTAAATTCAATATAACTATTACTTACATATACCTCTATATATTCAGGTTCTCCTACAAAATCTACTAAAGCATAAACTCCATCATCATATGTATTTTTTATAATCAAATCGTAATCTTCCCAACCCTGTCCGAATGTATTTTCTAAATCCAAAATACTATCATCTATATACAACCTACTACCTACTTGTTGACTTTCAGCATATACTAAACTTGTATTTAATAAAATAAACACTATCAATAAAAAAGTTAACTTTCTCATTTCCTCACCACCTTCTTTTTGGGTGCGGGGGAGGGATTCGAACCCTCGACCTCTAGGCTACAACCCTAGTGTCCTAGACCTCTAGACCACCACCGCCATGTTACAAGAATTCTATTTCTAGAATTCTTGTTTTGCATACATTCCAACTTTTCCATTTATTAGGTATGTGCCTATTCTTACATTACTTAGTTCTATTTCTTGCATCTCTTTTACTTGACTAAATGTTTGCTGATTTACTGTTACATCTAAATTCACTCTTTCGCCTGGTTGGTATAAACGTAGTACAAACTTTTTATTGTTGTCTTTATCTTGCTTTTGTACTTTTTCTAATACTAATCCTTTTAGACTAACTAACATCTAATTTACACCGCCTTTCTTTTATCCTTTTATTTGGGGTGGGAGAGAGTAGGAAATTAGTCCTACTCCCAATTTTATTAAATTTCATATAAAATGAAATCTATTTAAATAAATTCATGATATCTGAATTAATTTTATTATACATTCATGTTTCATGAATGTCAATAATAAATTTCATGTTTTATGAAATTTATTAGTATTTTTTTTTAGTTAATGATAAAATATTTTCATAAATAATGAAAAAAGAAGGGGTATTATGGGTAAGGTATTAGGAGAAAGAATAAAAAAATTAAGAAAAGAAAAGAATATTACTCAAAAAGAATTAGCTAAAATATTAAACATTCAAAATTCCACTTTATCTCAATATGAAAATGGTATTAACGAACCAAGTGATGAAATAAAAATTAAAATTGCAGATTTTTTTAATGTTAGTATTGACTACTTACTAGGCAGAACAGATAACCCTAATCCTAATAATTCTTACAAATTGACAGATGAAGAAGCTGACAAACTAGCTGATGAAATTATTGAAATTTATATTAAAAAAGGCAAAATTAAAAGGGGCGAGAAACTCACCCCTGAAAAAATCGAGAAAATATTAAAAGAGATAGAAATTTTTATTGATATGGCTAATAAGCTTGAAGATATTTAATTTTTTTAGTTGTTTTCTATTATATCTTTAAGCTTATTTTTATTTGCATTTAATTTTTCCTTCAGCATTTCTTTTAACTTGTTTTTCAACAACTTCATAAATGCCCCCTTTAATGTTTTCCCCCTATTTAATGTAACGATGAAATGCGAACATATGTTTGGTTATATTATACACTTTTCTTATTTTTCTTACAACTTTATTTTAAATTGATTACATTAAAATAAGATTCGCAAATGCGAATCTTATAATGCTTTTTCTATTTTTGTTGGATTCAATATTTCTTCTATTTTATTTTTCAATTCATTAACTTTATATCCATATCCTACTTTAATTCTTAATAAAGGTAAATTTGTACTTTTAAATACATTATTTAAAAATTCATCTCTTTCTATTCTTTCAGATTTATTGTGAGTTGAATCATCTAATTCTATAGCTAATACTGGTTTAAGAGTTTCACTTTCACAAATTAAAAAATCAATATGTTTTGAATTTATTTTGTTCCAATAGAGCTGTCTTTTTTCTGTTTTATCTACATATAAAATATCAGCTAGTCGTACTTTTGGACATATGTATAAATTTTTTTCCTTAATTGCTAAAGTTAGTGTTTTATAAAAGTTATATTCAGCTTTACTTAATAAATGTTTCTTACTTTTATAAGGTAATTTAATTGATACATTATTTTCTGTTTTTTTCAATTTAATTATGTAATTATACGTTATATAAATAATGATTAAGACAATTATAATATAGTACACGATATTACCCTCCCATAATTTTTCATTTATATCTATTATTTGACATTTACTTCCTTAATTCCTCTTTTATTTCAAAAGTTTCACTATTTTATAAAAGTTTCGTTATTTTACGAACTTATGTTCGTGATTTCTACGAATCAGAAGGTTGGGGGTTCGAGTCCCTCTGGGCGCACCACTTAAATATTATTAAAAAAATGGAGGGTTGATGCGAGAAGCCAATCCTCCATTTTTTTATGTTCTATTATAAATATAGGCAAAATCTATATTGCAGTTGATTTTAAATCGAAGATTTTGTCTATCTTAAAGCGGCTTTAAGCCGCTGTTTTAATATTGTTAATTTTTAGACTATTCTGGAT encodes:
- a CDS encoding helix-turn-helix domain-containing protein, with the translated sequence MGKVLGERIKKLRKEKNITQKELAKILNIQNSTLSQYENGINEPSDEIKIKIADFFNVSIDYLLGRTDNPNPNNSYKLTDEEADKLADEIIEIYIKKGKIKRGEKLTPEKIEKILKEIEIFIDMANKLEDI
- a CDS encoding DUF2726 domain-containing protein, yielding MYYIIIVLIIIYITYNYIIKLKKTENNVSIKLPYKSKKHLLSKAEYNFYKTLTLAIKEKNLYICPKVRLADILYVDKTEKRQLYWNKINSKHIDFLICESETLKPVLAIELDDSTHNKSERIERDEFLNNVFKSTNLPLLRIKVGYGYKVNELKNKIEEILNPTKIEKAL